One Brassica napus cultivar Da-Ae unplaced genomic scaffold, Da-Ae ScsIHWf_773;HRSCAF=1112, whole genome shotgun sequence genomic region harbors:
- the LOC106386278 gene encoding AT-hook motif nuclear-localized protein 6-like, producing the protein MEEKGGVSPSGVITVKGDEEATEFQQNPSLLQPVGPTTVVSPSPPPPPPPPPTSVTPVSAAAAPPPLISSAGLDLTKKKRGRPRKYAPDGSLNPRYLRPTLSPTPISTSIPFSGDYSHWKQGKAQQYLPVELIKKPHMFEYGSSPAFPPPGLSCYVGANFTTHQFTVNAGEDVMMKAMPYSQGSQAICILSATGSISNVTLRQATTSGGTLTYEGWFEILSLSGSFMPTEQGGTKGWSGGMSISLAGPNGKIIGGGLAGMLIAASPVQVIMGSFIVMNQAEQTQNKKPRIMEASPPPQPPPQPQQHPTFNITNVNSTSPVVATIDDPKQQTDGGGGMMRPVAQTPFHNDNSAMNNFTTTNHGYGNVNTSTNKEEADYADGGDDDQPDDDSCDTRSLSNGD; encoded by the exons ATGGAAGAGAAAGGTGGAGTCAGTCCAAGTGGGGTCATCACAGTCAAGGGAGATGAAGAAGCAACAGAGTTTCAACAAAACCCTAGCCTTCTTCAACCCGTGGGACCTACGACTGTGGTGTCACCTTCCCCGCCTCCGCCTCCGCCTCCACCTCCAACCTCCGTGACTCCTGTCTCAGCTGCCGCAGCTCCACCACCGTTGATCTCCAGCGCAGGGTTAGAtctgacgaagaagaagagaggaaggCCGAGGAAATACGCTCCAGATGGAAGTCTGAACCCTAGGTACTTGAGACCAACACTCTCTCCGACTCCAATCTCAACTTCGATTCCATTCTCTGGAGATTATAGTCACTGGAAACAAGGAAAAGCTCAGCAGTATCTACCTGTTGAACTCATCAAGAAACCTCACATGTTTGAGTATGGAAGCAGCCCAG CTTTTCCTCCTCCTGGACTCTCATGCTATGTGGGTGCAAATTTTACAACACATCAGTTTACTGTCAATGCCGGTGAG GATGTAATGATGAAAGCTATGCCGTATTCGCAAGGATCTCAAGCTATATGCATTCTTTCTGCAACTGGTTCCATCTCCAATGTCACACTTCGTCAAGCTACCACTTCAGGCGGCACGCTTACATATGAG ggTTGGTTTGAGATACTTTCTCTATCGGGTTCTTTTATGCCTACTGAACAAGGAGGAACTAAAGGTTGGTCTGGCGGTATGAGCATTTCTCTAGCCGGACCAAATGGCAAAATCATCGGCGGTGGTCTTGCTGGTATGCTTATAGCAGCCAGTCCTGTCCAG GTGATAATGGGAAGTTTCATTGTGATGAATCAAGCTGAACAAACGCAGAATAAGAAACCTCGAATCATGGAGGCTTCTCCTCCACCACAACCACCACCACAACCACAACAACATCCTACTTTCAACATAACCAACGTGAATTCTACTTCTCCGGTGGTAGCCACCATAGATGATCCAAAACAACAAACTGACGGTGGTGGTGGTATGATGAGACCAGTGGCTCAAACTCCTTTTCACAACGACAATTCAGCTATGAACAATTTCACAACGACCAATCATGGATACGGGAATGTGAACACTAGTACTAACAAAGAAGAAGCTGACTATGCCgatggtggtgatgatgatcAGCCTGATGATGATTCCTGCGATACGAGGAGCCTGTCTAATGGTGATTGA
- the LOC125605571 gene encoding protein GAMETE CELL DEFECTIVE 1, mitochondrial-like — protein sequence MFLSKLISSLSSLSLNPSTRATRFLVQNAPKLIQPLRTRAFSGSSGFDGFGDDDNGWDIPTGGDSLGGGTGSDDLGWDNKSMWSTGFTTEHFDGVSVGRKKNTNPSTSDNTGSDDTGDVMSKLGPREVAMVNEMNEYDDLLKEIDQDK from the coding sequence ATGTTCCTTAGTAAGTTAATATCATCTCTATCTTCGCTTTCTCTTAACCCTAGCACGAGAGCGACTAGGTTTCTTGTTCAGAACGCTCCAAAGCTCATCCAACCTTTAAGAACTCGAGCCTTCTCCGGGAGCTCAGGGTTCGATGGATTCGGAGACGACGACAACGGTTGGGACATCCCAACGGGAGGAGACTCGTTAGGTGGTGGTACAGGATCAGACGATCTTGGTTGGGACAATAAGTCAATGTGGTCAACTGGTTTCACCACAGAACATTTCGATGGTGTCTCCGTTGGTCGTAAGAAAAACACAAACCCTTCTACTTCCGACAACACCGGTTCTGATGATACTGGTGACGTAATGAGCAAGTTGGGTCCGAGAGAAGTGGCTATGGTCAACGAGATGAATGAGTATGATGATTTGCTAAAAGAGATTGATCAAGATAAATAG